A region from the Bacteroidota bacterium genome encodes:
- a CDS encoding radical SAM protein translates to MYKARDYFDRGSRMLHNRLFPRHRKISTLMIYATDLCDSRCKHCLIWAKRPVKYLPKESIYALLDNKCISKHTKVGLEGGEFLLHPESREIMAWFRENHPNFDLLSNCLKPDSLIEAVRASPPVRLYISLDGTEETYKEMRGKDGYKNVIKVIEALKSVVPISVMYCASPWNSMEDLAHVADVCSLHGVDLRVGVYSDIKFFDTKDEAYQQASLGEIPENLKQFKENYDYLVLYDEWRAGKLILPCKSILDSVVVLPNGDVPICMHLDDKLGNIHNNTLDEILAQEATIATLNDHHDNCNGCWINFHRKYDLILYKNLERFFPKGLVSKMFGYHQWTDDPKRRYKDIIQ, encoded by the coding sequence ATGTACAAAGCGCGCGATTATTTTGACCGGGGCAGTCGGATGCTCCACAACCGGCTGTTTCCTCGGCATCGGAAGATTTCGACGCTGATGATCTATGCCACCGATCTTTGTGATTCGCGTTGCAAGCATTGCCTGATCTGGGCCAAGCGCCCCGTCAAATACCTTCCCAAGGAGAGCATTTATGCCCTGTTGGACAACAAATGCATCTCCAAGCATACCAAAGTCGGTCTCGAAGGCGGCGAATTTCTCCTTCATCCCGAGTCACGGGAAATCATGGCTTGGTTCCGCGAAAACCATCCCAATTTTGACCTGTTGAGCAATTGCCTCAAGCCCGATAGCCTCATCGAAGCTGTCAGAGCTTCCCCGCCGGTGCGCCTTTACATTTCATTGGATGGCACCGAGGAAACCTACAAGGAAATGCGCGGCAAGGACGGCTACAAAAATGTGATCAAGGTGATCGAGGCGCTGAAAAGCGTTGTCCCGATCTCGGTGATGTACTGCGCCTCGCCTTGGAATTCGATGGAGGACCTTGCGCACGTCGCCGACGTGTGCAGCTTGCACGGGGTGGACCTGCGCGTGGGCGTGTACAGCGACATCAAATTTTTTGACACGAAGGACGAAGCCTATCAGCAAGCAAGTTTGGGGGAGATCCCCGAAAACTTGAAGCAATTCAAGGAAAACTACGACTACCTCGTACTCTACGACGAATGGCGCGCGGGAAAATTGATTCTGCCTTGCAAAAGCATTCTGGACTCGGTGGTCGTGCTGCCCAATGGCGATGTGCCGATTTGCATGCACCTCGACGACAAACTGGGGAACATTCACAACAATACCTTGGATGAAATCCTCGCCCAAGAAGCGACGATTGCCACGCTCAACGACCACCACGACAACTGCAATGGTTGCTGGATCAACTTCCACCGGAAGTATGACCTGATTCTGTACAAAAATCTGGAGCGCTTTTTCCCGAAGGGGCTCGTGTCCAAGATGTTTGGCTACCATCAATGGACCGACGACCCCAAGCGGCGTTACAAGGACATCATTCAGTAA
- a CDS encoding T9SS type A sorting domain-containing protein, translating into MTAGSQVDNFADIYFDYNAPVRTPTATVLIQNPVAASDEVQVLPGFTVFPNPNNGQFAFRSDKAIPSIINVKLLDLQGRQLWEKELRGLGANQVVQCPTMDLPQGIYLLQLNSAGKNDYLKVVVR; encoded by the coding sequence TTGACTGCAGGAAGCCAAGTCGACAACTTCGCTGACATCTATTTTGACTACAACGCCCCTGTACGCACGCCGACGGCCACCGTTTTGATTCAAAATCCGGTCGCGGCATCTGATGAAGTTCAGGTACTGCCTGGATTCACGGTTTTCCCGAATCCCAACAATGGCCAATTTGCCTTCCGCAGCGACAAAGCAATTCCCTCGATCATCAATGTCAAGTTGCTCGACCTCCAAGGCCGTCAACTATGGGAAAAGGAACTGCGCGGTTTGGGGGCCAATCAAGTCGTCCAATGTCCAACCATGGATTTGCCACAAGGCATTTACCTGCTGCAATTGAATTCGGCTGGGAAAAACGACTATCTGAAGGTGGTGGTTCGGTAA